The nucleotide window CTGGTAGCATCCGAATCACATTGGTAGCCATGCAGGGGGGTTCATTTCTTGAGCAGGAAGACCGTTCAATTCTACCATTTTTTGACATCCATATGTTGTCATCGGCAATCTGCTGACAGTCTAGTCCAATGTCTGGCTGCTCAATGGCTGGTTCTATGGCTGGCTGCTCAACGGCTGGTCCTGCGGCATGCTGCTCATCAGCTGGTCCTGGGGATGGCTGCTGGCGGGCTGGTCCTGAGGCCTGCTTGCGTTTTGAAGCTGACTGATGAGCTGGTCCTGTGGCTTGCTGCTTATTGGCCGGTCCTGGGGCTGGCTGCTGGCGGGCTGGTCCTGAGGTTCGCTTGCGTTTCGATGTAGGCTGACGGGGTAGTCCTACAGCTAGCTGCTCACGGGGTGGTCCTGGGGCTGGCTGCTTGCGGGCTGGTCCTGGCTGCTCACGGGATGGTCCTGGCTGCTCACAGGCTGGTCCTGGCTGCTTGCGGGCTGGTCCTGGCTGCTCACGGGCTGGTCCTGCTGCTCACGGAATGGTCCTGGGGCTGGCTGCACGCAGTCTTGTCCTGGCTGCTGAAGGGCTGGTCCTGAGGCTCTTTTACGTTTCGGAGCTGGCTGATGCTTATCCTCCTCTTCAAACTCAGTGTCTGACTCTGAATTTTCAGAAATATTCCTCATCCTCATTTCTTTGAAACTATTTACTCTGCATCACCATCAAaaccctctgacacacacacacacacacacacacacaggacctgaTTTCCACACTTTAACTAGTTCCGGGTCCAGTGGACCCGAACATCCTGTGTGTAATATAATTGTGAAGGGGGGGTATGCAGGGGGGGTTCATTGAAAATGTTTTCTGATTTATGTTCCTCATAGAAAATGAGCCAAGGCCAATGAATCTtagttttaaaaaataattatttgtATCATTTTTATTAAGCTAAAAACTGAAAACGGGTCCCACAGACCCGAACACCTTATAAGGGTTAAGCCATGGTTACACAGTGTGTAAGGTACAAAAAGTTTAAGTATTGAGGCTTTGCTGtgtaagcaatgggcaaaaactgtattAGAATGACATCTACCTAACAGTCTattttgtgtttgcatgaaGCATGTCAAGCAATGTTTATTATTAACTGTCAAATTTTattttgctgtttttttatgttAGAAATTGACACACATTGGTATGGTTTTTCAGCTACTGGATCAGCAGTTACTGTCTATGGAAATCCAGGACAGAGTGTTACTCTTCCTTGCAAATATGATGGCAAATCCTACGGCTCTTTGTCCATCTGTTGGGGCAAAGGCCTCCTGCCATCACTAGGCTGTGGTGATCAAATAATTCAGACAGAGGGCtcaacactgaccacacaaAGTTCACCACAGTATCGGCTGGACAACAGACACAGAAATGTGGGGGATGTATCTTTAACGATCATGAATGCAAGAGAGCAGGATAGCGGTACCTATGGTTGCAGGGTGGCTATACCAGGATGGTTCAATGACGAGAAAACCCATGTGGACCTCCGCATACAAGCTGGTCAGTATAACATGAGGTGCTATTgtactaaaaaaaaagaaaaacagaaattaGATTGTTTTTTAATGTTCATGGGGTATATACTTTCTGCTCCAACAACTACAACCatagcaacaacaacagaagcTCCAATAACAACAGAAGCCCCAACAACACTTGTAGACACCACTACTTTGGAAACCATTGTGTCAACAAGTAAGGCTATGCAAGAGCATAAACAAAGCAATGTTGGGTGTTGGAAACAAAAGTTGAGGTGTAGTAGTTTGACTTATTATGTTTGAACTGTGGGCAAGAACACTTATTACTACTGTGTGGATTTTGTTTCAGTTCAAGAATCTGCTACAGAACTTCCTACCACTACTGCACAGGCTGTCACAACAGCAGAAGCTACACCAAGACCGACCAGTAAGTCAATTCAAGCATAGAAAAAAGATCAATTATTATATTGGGATAACTTTAGAAATTATGCAATTATGCTGTAAATATAATTTAATTTTTATATTTGCTCATTTCGTAAAAAAACCCAAATAAATTGTCATTGTTTTACATCAAGTTGGACAGCTTTCAGGTAGTGAACATTCATCATCTTGGTCAGCAGAGATGACAAGTACTTCCTGCTTTTATATGTTGGTTCAATGTTGTGTGAGGGCATGCTACACACATTAATGCAATACTGACTGAACTTGTGTCATAGAACTACATACAGTAACTCGAGCTATGTAGCActgattttattttgttatgtaGCACCGATTTTATTTCCGGActgacagtacttggtgacctcgagaaaaaATTGCTGGAGTTTTCCTGGTTATTAGAATGACTTTCACCTACCTAACAGTCTATTACATGAAGCATGACAGGCAAACTGCAAAATTATATTTTGCTGTATTTTTGCGTTTGAAATGACAttggtatgttttttttatgtctttCAGTTGCTGGGCCAGCAGTTACTGTCTATGGATATGCAGGACAGAGTGTTACTCTTCCTTGCAAGTATGATGGCAAATCCTACGGCCCTTTGTCCATCTGTTGGGGCAAAGGCCTCCTGCCATTACTAGGCTGTGGTGATCAAATAATTCAGACAGAGGGCtcaacactgaccacacaaAGTTCACCACAGTATCGGCTGGTCAACAGACACAGAAATGTGGGGGATGTTTCTTTAACGATCATGAATGCAAGAGAGCAGGATAGCGGTACCTATGGTTGCAGGGTGGCTATACCAGGATGGTTCAATGACGAGAAAACCTATGTGAACCTCCGCATACAAGCTAAATGAAACATTATGTTGTGATGATGTCAATTCATGCAATAGAATAAACCTGTTTTTACTGAACAGCATTCAAAAAGCTTTCATTGTACGTGTTCTTTTACTGACAGGGTGTGAACACCAACACTCAAAATGTTAAGATTTCCAAGACAACCACAAAACCTAATAATGGACAAAAATGAAAAGTTTTCATTTTATAATCTAATTATTTAAAGGTGCTATATGTAAgacagggggaggagagggctcagcacacatcctTGTGGTACACCGGTGTTCAGAGTGATAGTTGAAGAGGGGTgattatctaacctaacagactgaggtctgttggttaggaagtccagaatccagttacagagggaggtattgatgcccagttcactgagtttggtgatcagtttggaggggaatgctgaactaaagtcaatgaacagcattctcacatagatGTTGCTATTATCAAGGCTGGACAGGGCAGAGTGCcaaagagatggcatcctctgtgctcctgttctgacagTAGGTGAATTGGAAGAGGTCCAGTGAGGGTGGTAAGCAGGTCTTGAGATGGGCCAGGACCAGCCTCTCGAAGCACTTTAtgatgatgagggtgagtgcAACTGGATGGAAGTCCTTAGCCTACTTCAGACCGTCGAGCCAGGC belongs to Alosa sapidissima isolate fAloSap1 chromosome 20, fAloSap1.pri, whole genome shotgun sequence and includes:
- the LOC121694857 gene encoding T-cell immunoglobulin and mucin domain-containing protein 4-like, with product MMNHQLCTSFTWLLLCQLTATGSAVTVYGNPGQSVTLPCKYDGKSYGSLSICWGKGLLPSLGCGDQIIQTEGSTLTTQSSPQYRLDNRHRNVGDVSLTIMNAREQDSGTYGCRVAIPGWFNDEKTHVDLRIQAAPTTTTIATTTEAPITTEAPTTLVDTTTLETIVSTIQESATELPTTTAQAVTTAEATPRPTIAGPAVTVYGYAGQSVTLPCKYDGKSYGPLSICWGKGLLPLLGCGDQIIQTEGSTLTTQSSPQYRLVNRHRNVGDVSLTIMNAREQDSGTYGCRVAIPGWFNDEKTYVNLRIQAK